Below is a window of bacterium DNA.
TTCGTCGGCGAGTTCTTGATTCTCGTGGGGACGTTCCGAGCGCATCCGGCGTACGCGGCCCTGGCGACCCTGGGCGTGGTCGTCACGGCGGCGTACCTGCTGGCGTGGGTCGGCCGGATCTTTCACGGCCCGACGCGGGCGGATCTCGCGTCGATGGTGGATCTGAGGCGGGGCGAGGTCGCGGTGCTCGTGCCGCTGATCGTGGTGATCTTCTGGGTGGGGCTGTATCCGCGTCCGCTGCTCGAGCGGAGCGAAGCGACGGTGCGCGCGCTCGTCGGCCGTGCGTCCGCGGCGGGCATCGATGTCGGACCGGTGGCGCGGCGGCATGGTGTCGGATCCCACGGGCCGGTGACTGTCCGGTGATGGGGACGCGCGAAGTGCTCTCGATTGGCCCCGAGCTGATTCTCGTGGTCGCCGCCCTCGTCGTGCTCCTCTGGGACGCGTGGGAGACCGGACCCGCCTCAGACTCGGCCGCGCCCCGGCCGGGCTCGGCGTGGATCGCGCTCGTCGCCGTTGTTATCGCGTTCGTGTGGAACGGCGCGGGAGGGACCGCCGGCGTGGGGTTCGCCGGCATGTACATTCGCGACCAGGTGACCCGGGTCGTCGACGTGGCGGCCCTGGGAACGGCCGGCGTGGCGATCCTGCTCTCGCCCTCCTATCTGACCAGGGTCCGCCTTCCCGCGGGCGAGTACTATGCGCTGCTGCTCCTCAGCACGGTCGGCGCGATGGTGACGGCGGCGAGTGGGACGCTCGCCACCCTGTTCCTGGGGCTCGAGATCCTGAGCATCCCGCTGTACATCCTGGCCGGGCTGGCGCGGCGGAGCCAGCGCTCGCAGGAGGCCGGTCTCAAGTACCTCCTCCTCGGGGCGTTCGCCACCGCATTCTTCGTGTACGGGCTCGCGCTGATCTACGGGGCCACGGGCTCGATCGACCTGCGCCGGATCGGTGAGGCCGCGCGCTCACCGCTGCTCGATGCGGGCGTCGCGCTCCTCACGATCGGCCTGGCATTCGAGGCCGCGCTCGTCCCATTTCACGCCTGGGCCCCGGACGTCTACGAGGGCGCGCCGCTTCCGGTCACCGCGTTCATGTCGGTGGTGGCGAAGATCGGCGCGTTCGCCGGGCTCCTGAGGGTCTTCCCGCTCGGGATTCCCCTCCTGGCGGATCAATGGATGCCGGCGCTGGCGGGGATCGCGATCGTCACGATGGTGCTCGGGAACCTCGCCGCGTTGTTCCAGACCAATGTGAAACGGCTCCTGGCCTACTCCGGGATCGCCCACGCCGGGTATATGCTCATCGGGGTCGCATCCGGCGGCGCGGCGGGAGTCTGGAGCGTGCTCTTCTATCTTTTGGTCTACGCCGTGATGAACCTCGGGGTGTTCGGCGTACTGCTCCTCCTGGAGCGCCAGGGCGCGGAAGCGGACCGGTTGGACGACCTCTCGGGTCTTGTGGGCAGGGTCCCGTGGGCGGCGGTTGCCCTTGCCGTTTTCATGGTGTCCCTCGCCGGCCTGCCACCGACGGCTGGGTTCATCGGCAAGCTCTACCTCTTCCGCGCCGCCTTGGGGGGACATCAGACCGCGCTGGCCCTCGTCGGGGTGCTCACCAGCGTGGTGTCGGTGTACTACTATCTCAGGGTCGCCTACGTGGCACTCTCCGGGGACGCCCCGCAGGCGGTGGCGGTGATCCGAAACTGGTTTGTCGGCGCCGCGCTTGCGATCGCGATCGCGGGGGTGTTTTGGCTCGGGCTGTTCCCCGCGGGCTTCACCGCGGCGGTGCAGCAGGCCGCCGCATCCTTGAGGTAGAATCTCGGCCCGTGCCCTCCGAAGAACAATTCGACGCCATCGTCGTCGGTGCGGGACCCGGCGGCGTCTCGGCGGCGGTGACGATGGCCCGCGCCGGCCTCAGTGTGGTCCTGTTCGAGCGCGGGGATCGGCCGGGGGTCAAGAACGTGATGGGCGGCGTCATGTATGGGCGGATGCTCGCCGACATCATCCCGGAGTTCTGGAAGACCGCTCCGCTGGAACGGACCGTCGTCGACGAACGGCTGTGGCTGACGACCCCCGAGACCGTGGTGACGGCGGGCCACAAACACGTGCCGCATGCCGGCACTCCCCCGAACGCATTCACGGTGCTCCGCGTCCCCTTCGACGGCTGGTTCGCCGCGCAGGCGGAGGCGGCCGGTGTGCTCCTGATCTCCGGGACCACGGTGGAGGACGTGCTCCGCGAGGACGGCCGGATCGTGGGCGTTCGCACCGGCCGCGAGGAGGGGGACCTCCGAGCCAACGTGGTCGTGATCGCGGACGGAGCGAACTCGTTCCTCGTGCAGAAAGCCGGGTTGGGGCGCCCGCTCGAGCCAAACGAGATGGCGCTCGTCGTCAAGGAGATCATCGCCCTGCCTGCGGAGACGATCGAGGAGCGATTCACACTCGAGCCGGGGACCGGTGCCACGATCGAGGTGTACGGCGCCGTGACGCGGGGGATGGCCGGGTACGGGTTCATCTACACAAACCGCGAATCGCTGTCCGTCGGCATCGGCGCGCTGATCTCCCAGTTCATGGAGACCCGGATTACCCCATGGGACCTGCTCGAGGGGTTCAAGACGCACCCGATGGTGGCGCCGCTGCTCCGCGGGGGGACGGTGCGCGAATATCTGGCGCATGCGATCCCCGAGGGCGGGTTCCGGTCGATGCCGCGCCTGTTCGACGATGGGGTGATGGTTGTCGGCGATGCGGCGATGATGGTCAACAACCTCCACCGTGAGGGCAGCAACCTCGCCATGGCGGCGGGCCGAATGGCCGGCGAGGCCGCGATTCAGGCCAAGCGGGCAGGGGACTGGTCCGCGCGCACGCTCTCGCACTACCGGGAACTGCTGGAGGCGTCGTTCGTGCTGCAGGATCTCAGGAAGTACGAGCGGCTGCCGGAACTTGTGGAGCGGCGGGCCGATCTGCTGCAGGTCTATCCCGAATTGCTGAGCGAGGCGATCCATGAGATGCTGACCATAGATGGCGTCGGCAAGCGGGAGAAGCAGCGCAAGATCCTCCGCCGGCTCCTCGACCGGCGCCCGTGGTGGCGGTTGATGCGCGATGCCGTCGAAGCCTGGAGGGCGATGGGATGAAGATCGAGGAGAAGCTCTACATGCTCCGCTGGAAGCACGACAAGCAATCGCACATCAGCATCAAGGACAAGCACGTCTGCTTGGAGACCTGCGGGCCGAAGTGGAAGCGCCCCTGTACGACGTTCTGCCCGGCGAACGTGTACGTGTGGGACGGCGAGAAGATCGTCGCGTCCCACGACAACTGCGTCGAGTGCACGTCCTGTATTCTCGGCTGCCCCTACCGGAACATCGACTGGCGG
It encodes the following:
- a CDS encoding FAD-dependent oxidoreductase codes for the protein MPSEEQFDAIVVGAGPGGVSAAVTMARAGLSVVLFERGDRPGVKNVMGGVMYGRMLADIIPEFWKTAPLERTVVDERLWLTTPETVVTAGHKHVPHAGTPPNAFTVLRVPFDGWFAAQAEAAGVLLISGTTVEDVLREDGRIVGVRTGREEGDLRANVVVIADGANSFLVQKAGLGRPLEPNEMALVVKEIIALPAETIEERFTLEPGTGATIEVYGAVTRGMAGYGFIYTNRESLSVGIGALISQFMETRITPWDLLEGFKTHPMVAPLLRGGTVREYLAHAIPEGGFRSMPRLFDDGVMVVGDAAMMVNNLHREGSNLAMAAGRMAGEAAIQAKRAGDWSARTLSHYRELLEASFVLQDLRKYERLPELVERRADLLQVYPELLSEAIHEMLTIDGVGKREKQRKILRRLLDRRPWWRLMRDAVEAWRAMG
- a CDS encoding NADH-quinone oxidoreductase subunit N, whose translation is MGTREVLSIGPELILVVAALVVLLWDAWETGPASDSAAPRPGSAWIALVAVVIAFVWNGAGGTAGVGFAGMYIRDQVTRVVDVAALGTAGVAILLSPSYLTRVRLPAGEYYALLLLSTVGAMVTAASGTLATLFLGLEILSIPLYILAGLARRSQRSQEAGLKYLLLGAFATAFFVYGLALIYGATGSIDLRRIGEAARSPLLDAGVALLTIGLAFEAALVPFHAWAPDVYEGAPLPVTAFMSVVAKIGAFAGLLRVFPLGIPLLADQWMPALAGIAIVTMVLGNLAALFQTNVKRLLAYSGIAHAGYMLIGVASGGAAGVWSVLFYLLVYAVMNLGVFGVLLLLERQGAEADRLDDLSGLVGRVPWAAVALAVFMVSLAGLPPTAGFIGKLYLFRAALGGHQTALALVGVLTSVVSVYYYLRVAYVALSGDAPQAVAVIRNWFVGAALAIAIAGVFWLGLFPAGFTAAVQQAAASLR
- a CDS encoding 4Fe-4S dicluster domain-containing protein, whose protein sequence is MKIEEKLYMLRWKHDKQSHISIKDKHVCLETCGPKWKRPCTTFCPANVYVWDGEKIVASHDNCVECTSCILGCPYRNIDWRLPRGGFGIEWQHG